In a single window of the Raphanus sativus cultivar WK10039 chromosome 9, ASM80110v3, whole genome shotgun sequence genome:
- the LOC108825351 gene encoding F-box/FBD/LRR-repeat protein At1g80470-like → MFKTYKRRRLKKPDRSREEDRLSNLPDDLLCRILSELPTKDTIRTRLLSKRWTNLWLTVPALDLDSKNFEHDAFLFDFIDEFVESSEEERGDIIKRFKLVYDAFDHIHSDFVQRMDGVVKRRVCHLTVLNRVDGEEALVRMPLSLYSCGTLVDLTLYNVVFDRPENELVSLPCLNTMHLEAVKFDGNDILKRLISSCSVLEKLVVITHPGDYLEVVSVRSKSLKSFKLESMRETFEDHGLDPRVEIDSPSLEYLCVTDYKPRSFCIYNISPCAKVDVDVVFDVEFDDDDPLNRTRVHNFLRGLSTVREIVISARTLKVIKVFSQFEPLPQFSNLSRLDASFVESTLEVLPTFLGCCPNLQSLVMDFDCLPKTDNEIKLSYVPQCFISSLEFVLMMTPITVTEPSLQMNLAKYFVRNCGVLKTLMVSESFSSIIKKIERIPKRSGGCEVVMLNPCVVVHQTSSLY, encoded by the exons ATGTTTAAAACCTACAAGAGGAGGAGATTAAAGAAACCTGATCGCTCAAGGGAAGAAGATAGGTTAAGCAATTTACCAGATGATTTGTTATGTCGTATTCTCTCCGAGCTCCCCACTAAAGATACGATACGCACCCGTCTCTTGTCAAAGAGATGGACAAACCTTTGGTTAACAGTTCCCGCTTTGGACTTGGATTCAAAGAACTTCGAACACGATGCTTTCCTCTTCGATTTCATAGACGAATTCGTAGAGTCCAGCGAGGAGGAGCGAGGAGACATCATCAAGAGATTCAAGTTGGTCTACGATGCTTTCGACCATATCCATTCTGATTTCGTGCAGCGGATGGATGGTGTGGTTAAACGCAGGGTTTGCCATCTAACCGTTCTGAACCGTGTAGATGGCGAGGAAGCTCTGGTCAGAATGCCTCTCTCGCTTTATTCCTGTGGAACGCTGGTGGACTTGACTCTCTACAATGTTGTTTTCGATCGTCCCGAAAATGAGTTGGTTTCTTTGCCTTGTCTCAATACCATGCACCTAGAGGCGGTCAAGTTTGATGGGAATGATATTTTAAAGAGACTCATATCAAGCTGTTCGGTTCTTGAGAAGCTGGTTGTAATTACACATCCCGGTGATTATTTGGAAGTTGTGTCTGTGCGTTCTAAATCgctgaaaagcttcaagctagAGTCTATGCGTGAAACGTTTGAAGATCATGGTCTTGATCCTAGGGTTGAAATCGATTCTCCTAGTTTGGAGTATTTGTGTGTGACTGATTACAAACCTAGAAGTTTCTGTATATACAATATCAGTCCTTGTGCAAAGGTAGACGTTGATGTTGTGTTCGATGTCgagtttgatgatgatgatccattGAACAGAACTAGGGTCCATAATTTTCTCAGAGGGTTATCCACAGTCCGTGAAATTGTCATATCTGCTCGAACGTTAAAG GTCATCAAAGTTTTCTCCCAATTTGAACCGTTACCTCAGTTCTCGAACTTGTCTCGCTTGGATGCTTCGTTTGTTGAATCTACTTTGGAGGTGTTGCCAACTTTTCTTGGCTGCTGTCCAAATCTACAGTCCCTCGTAATG gatTTTGACTGCCTTCCAAAGACAGATAATGAGATAAAACTTTCTTATGTACCTCAATGTTTCATATCATCTCTCGAGTTCGTTCTGATGATGACACCAATCACAGTCACAGAACCATCGCTTCAAATGAATCTAGCAAAATACTTTGTGAGGAACTGTGGAGTTTTGAAGACGCTGATGGTAAGTGAGAGTTTTAGTAGCATCATCAAGAAAATCGAAAGGATTCCAAAACGGTCTGGAGGGTGTGAAGTTGTGATGCTAAATCCCTGCGTGGTTGTTCATCAAACATCCAGTTTGTACTAA
- the LOC108826975 gene encoding serine/threonine protein phosphatase 2A regulatory subunit B''alpha produces the protein MDIDDVKILDPELLQLPGLSVKSNPLIAEELFSHWLSLPDTARLVKSLIDDSKSSSTPVSISKNCANLNIACGSALPSVFLNSGTPPLSPRGSSSGSPRFSRQKTSPFSLHSPLRSLREPPKPQLIPQFYFQHGPPPAKELKEQCISMVDHLFSDYIDGLRIDEFKTVTKEVCKLPSFLSSVLFRKIDVDSTGIVTRDAFIKYWVDGHMLAMDVASQIYNILRQPGCKYLRQADFKPVLDELLTTHPGLEFLRNTPEFQERYAETVIYRIFYYINRSGTGCITLRELKRGNLIAAMQQVDEEDDINKVIRYFSYEHFYVIYCRFWELDGDHDFLIDKENLLKYGNHALTYRIVDRIFSQVPRKFTSKVEGKMSYEDFAYFILAEEDKSSEPSLEYWFKCIDLDGDGVMSPNEMQFFYEEQLHRMECITQEPVLFEDILCQIFDMIKPEKENCITLNDLKASKLSRNVFNILFNLNKFMAFETRDPFLIRQERENPTLTEWDRFAQREYVRLSMEEDEVSNGSADVWDEPLESPF, from the exons ATGGATATTGACGATGTTAAGATATTGGATCCAGAGCTCTTGCAGCTTCCCGGTTTATCGGTTAAATCAAACCCTCTTATTGCTGAGGAACTCTTCTCTCACTGGCTTTCCCTCCCTGATACTGCCCGTTtg GTCAAGTCTTTGATTGATGATTCCAAATCTTCTAGTACACCGGTCAGTATATCCAAGAACTGTGCCAACCTCAATATTGCTTGCGGAAGTGCCTTGCCCTCTGTGTTTCTCAACAGCGGCACTCCCCCGCTTTCCCCACGTGGCTCCTCCTCCGGGTCCCCTCGTTTCTCCAGGCAAAAGACTAGCCCTTTTTCTCTCCACTCTCCTCTCAGATCACTCAGGGAACCTCCTAAGCCCCAACTCATTCCTCAG TTTTACTTCCAACATGGGCCTCCTCCTGCAAAAGAACTGAAGGAGCAATGTATATCCATGGTTGATCATCTTTTTAGTGACTATATTGACGGGCTTCGTATTGATG AGTTCAAAACCGTTACGAAAGAAGTCTGCAAGTTGCCTTCTTTTCTGTCTTCTGTTCTTTTTAGAAAGATAGATGTGGATTCCACCGGTATCGTTACAAG GGATGCATTTATCAAGTACTGGGTTGATGGACATATGTTGGCAATGGACGTAGCCTCacagatatataatattttaagacaGCCAGGCTGCAAGTACCTCAGACAG GCTGACTTCAAGCCCGTTCTTGATGAGCTACTAACAACTCATCCTGGCTTGGAATTCCTGAGGAATACACCTGAATTTCAAGAAAGATATG CCGAGACAGTCATCTACAGAATATTTTACTACATAAACAGATCAGGAACTGGTTGCATTACCCTTAGAGAGCTGAAGCGTGGGAACCTTATTGCTGCTATGCAACAAGTTGATGAAGAAGACGACATCAATAAAGTTATTAG GTACTTTTCGTATGAACATTTCTACGTTATCTACTGCAGATTTTGGGAACTCGATGGCGACCATGATTTCCTTATTGATAAGGAAAATCTCCTCAAATATGGTAACCATGCCCTTACCTACAGGATCGTCGACAGAATATTTTCACAG GTCCCTAGGAAATTTACAAGCAAAGTGGAGGGGAAGATGAGTTATGAAGATTTTGCATACTTCATCCTCGCTGAGGAGGATAAGTCTTCTGAGCCTAGTCTTGAGTATTG GTTCAAGTGCATAGACCTGGATGGAGATGGGGTGATGAGTCCTAATGAAATGCAGTTTTTCTATGAAGAGCAGCTGCATCGCATGGAATGCATAACCCAGGAACCTGTACTCTTCGAGGATATCCTGTGCCAAATATTCGACATGATTAAACCAGAG aagGAGAACTGTATCACACTCAATGATCTGAAAGCATCAAAACTTTCGAGGAATGTATTCAATATACTCTTTAACCTGAACAAATTCATGGCGTTTGAAACCCGTGACCCCTTTCTCATTCGCCAG GAGCGGGAAAATCCAACATTGACAGAATGGGACAGGTTTGCGCAGAGAGAGTATGTGAGGTTATCaatggaagaagatgaagtctcGAATGGGAGTGCAGATGTTTGGGATGAACCACTCGAATCTCCATTTTAG
- the LOC108826974 gene encoding casein kinase 1-like protein 7, whose protein sequence is MEEKMDLVIGGRFKLGRKIGSGSFGELYLGVNVQTGEEVAVKLESVKTKHPQLHYESKLYMLLQGGTGLPSLKWFGVEGDYSVMVIDLLGPSLEDLFNYCNRKFTLKTVLMLADQLLNRVEFVHTRGFLHRDIKPDNFLMGLGRRANQVYIIDFGLGKKYRDLQTHKHIPYRENKNLTGTARYASVNTHLGVEQSRRDDLESLGYVLMYFLKGSLPWQGLKAGTKKQKYDVISEKKVSTPIEVLCRNCPSEFVSYFHYCRSLRFDDKPDYSYLKRLFRDLFIREGYQFDYVFDWTVLKYPQIGSGSGSSSRTRHQTTTKPGFNAGPSTSRQERHAGKETTRVSGAVEAFSRRHPTNSATPRDHSRSRNSDDGPFTKHIHGESGRGSSSSRQGTSTSRKAVGGGSSSRPSSAGGGPSGSRVSSRLVSSSGGGGSGRPSSSQRVQAGYESKTLSFARATASRNAREDQLRSFELLSLRK, encoded by the exons atggaagAGAAGATGGATCTTGTGATTGGTGGGAGATTCAAGCTTGGAAGGAAAATTGGTAGTGGTTCATTTGGAGAGCTTTATCTAG GTGTAAATGTCCAAACAGGAGAAGAAGTTGCTGTCAAGCTG GAATCTGTGAAGACCAAACATCCACAACTTCATTATGAGTCAAAGTTGTATATGCTGCTTCAAGGAGGAA CTGGTCTTCCGAGCCTCAAGTGGTTTGGAGTTGAAGGTGACTACAGCGTAATGGTTATTGATCTTCTAGGTCCTAGTCTTGAAGACTTGTTTAACTACTGCAACAGGAAGTTCACCTTGAAAACTGTTCTCATGCTTGCCGACCAACTT CTTAACAGGGTCGAGTTTGTACATACTCGAGGTTTCCTCCACCGTGATATAAAGCCTGATAACTTTTTAATGGGCCTTGGACGCAGAGCTAATCAG GTGTATATCATTGATTTTGGATTAGGGAAGAAATACAGAGACCTTCAGACTCACAAACACATTCCTTACAG agaaaacaaaaatttgacTGGGACAGCTCGATATGCAAGTGTCAACACTCACCTTGGAGTTG AACAAAGTCGTAGGGATGATTTGGAATCACTCGGTTATGTGCTTATGTATTTTCTCAAAGGAAG CTTACCGTGGCAGGGACTAAAAGCTGGGACAAAGAAGCAGAAGTATGATGTAATAAGTGAGAAGAAAGTATCAACTCCTATAGAG GTGCTGTGTAGAAATTGCCCTTCTGAATTTGTATCATACTTCCATTACTGCCGATCTTTACGGTTTGATGACAAACCTGATTACTCTTACCTCAAGCGTCTTTTCCGCGACTTGTTCATCCGAGAAG GTTACCAATTCGATTACGTGTTTGACTGGACAGTCTTAAAGTATCCTCAAATCGGTTCCGGTTCTGGTTCTAGCTCACGTACAAGG CATCAAACAACGACGAAACCAGGATTCAACGCGGGTCCTTCTACAAGTAGGCAAGAGAGGCACGCTGGTAAGGAAACAACCAGAGTCTCGGGTGCAGTGGAAGCCTTCTCCCGAAGACACCCAACGAACTCTGCTACGCCACGTGATCATTCAAGATCAAGAAACTCTGATGACGGACCTTTCACTAAGCATATA CATGGAGAGAGTGGAAGAGGAAGCAGTTCGTCAAGACAGGGAACATCAACATCAAGGAAAGCAGTTGGTGGTGGTTCAAGCTCTAGGCCAAGTTCTGCAGGTGGTGGACCAAGTGGTAGCCGAGTTTCAAGCCGTCTGGTATCATCAAGCGGTGGTGGTGGCAGTGGGCGTCCATCGAGCAGTCAGAGAGTCCAAGCTGGATATGAATCGAAGACACTGTCTTTCGCTCGTGCAACGGCTTCAAGAAACGCTCGAGAAGATCAGTTGAGAAGCTTCGAGCTTCTGTCTCTTCGGaaataa